In Nostoc sphaeroides, the genomic window TGCAGCCGTGTCAGCAGTGGTTGTAGCGGTGGGTGGCGGTGTAGCTTGGTTTACTACACACTCCAGCAATACACCCACACTACCAAACCCCTCTGGGCGCATCGAACAGCCAGCACAGCCATCAACTAGGCAGCCAGCTAATGAGCAAACCCCTAACGTTTATTGGCTAAAACCAACGGACAAAAATGTTACTTTAGTCCCCCAGCCTGTTAAAGTCGCTTCTATAGGAGCCAACCAGCCTTTAGAAGCAGCTTTCCAAAGTTTGTTAGCAGGCCCAACAGAAGGGACAGATTCCACAACTATCCCCAAAGGAACTAAACTTTTGGGGCTAAAATCAGAAAATGACGAAGTTCATGTTAATTTATCTGAAGATTTTACCAGTGGTGGTGGTAGTACTTCAATGATGGGTCGCGTCGGACAAGTTGTTTATACTGCGACAAGTTTAAATCCCAAAGCCAAAGTGTACATTGACGTGAACGGCAAACAGTTGGATGTATTAGGTGGTGAAGGTGTAGAGTTACAACAGCCACTAACTCGTGAAAGCTTTCAGAAAAATTATCAGCTTTAAAAAAGTTAGGAGTTAGAAGTTAGGAGTGAGGAGTTTTAACTCATAACTCATAACTCATAACTCATAACTCATAACTCATAACTCATAACTTTCTTAGAATTACCGTTTGCTATTTAATACACGAAAATTACGGGCTTGCTGTTCTAACCTTGTGGCAAGACGATCGCAAACCCGATTACACAAATCAAAAATCATTTCATCTTCCACCCGGTAATAGGCGCAAGTTCCTTCACTGCGGCGGCTAAGGATACCTGCTTGCCACATTACCTTTAGATGTTTTGACACATTTGCCTGAGAAGTCTGTGTTGCCTCTACCAACTCTTGCACGCATTTTTCTTCATCCCGTAATAAATGGAGCAGGCGCAGGCGCATCGGCTCACTTAACAGACTGAAGTATTCAGCTACTTGTTGCACCACTTCTGGCGGTAAAGGCAACGTTTGTTTCATCAGGATTAACCCGCAAGGACTGAAGTTTTAACGATGACTCATTTGGGATGACTCATTTCATATATAGATTAATACTTAATCGGGGTTAATTCGCATCAAAGGTTGACCATATTCTACAGCGTCGCCATTTTGGAGAAGAATTTCCATCACCTGTCCAGAGACTTCGGCTTCGATTTCATTCATCAGCTTCATCGCCTCAATGATACAGACAGTTTGACCCTTGCGGACGCGATCGCCAACTTCCACAAATGCCGCTTCCCCAGGTGCAGGAGCGCGATAAAAGGTTCCCACCATTGGGGAAGGCACTTCTACTAATCTCTGGTCAATGATTGAGGGAGAATTTACTGACAACTGCAATTGTGTGCTAGTACCAGTATTCTCAAACACGCGAGATGTGGACACCTCCGTTACCTGACTGGCGTTCACCTGGTTTCCCCCAGATGAACCCGATGTCAGGCCCGAACCTACCACACCGCCGAAGGTCGCTTGACCTACCGACAACATCTGATTGCTGACGCTCACAGCCTTACGGACTGTTAGTTCAAAATCATCGCTTTTGAGCGTGACTTCTGCAATATCTGTTTGGGCGATAGTTGCCAATAGTTGGCGGATTTCATTAAAGTCCAATGGCACAGTTTTTATTACCTCGACCTATCCGTAAATTAGCATCTTAAGTGTGGCAGGGATTTAATCCCTATGTAGGGATTTAAATCGGGACTTGCATCTCCATAGAGATGAAAGTTATTCCCTGCTGATATACTTATCTTCTTGGGTATCAACTTTGATGCGTTCTCCTTGAGAAATAAACAAAGGAACCATCACAACTGCACCAGTTTCTAGAGTTGCTGGTTTTGACCCACCGGTAGCAGTGTCACCTTTTAAACCTGGATCTGTTTGGATAATTTCCAGAACCACAGACTTAGGCAATTCTACTCCCAGCACCTGGTCGCCCCACTTAATAACTTCAGCTTCCATACCTTCCTTCAGGTATTTGACGCGATCGCCAATTTGGGCGCGGGTCAATCTGCCTTCTTCGTAAGTTTCCATATCCATAAAGACAAACTCATCGCCCTCTTTATAGGTATGCTGCATCGTACTTTTTTCTAGAGTGGCTTGCGGCACCGTTTCCCCGGCTCGGAACGTTTTTTCCATTACGCTGCCACTTTGGACATTTTTTAACTTAGTTCGGACAAAAGCGGAACCTTTACCTGGCTTGACGTGCAGGAATTCTAGCACTCGCCATACAGACCCATCTAATACAATTGAAACACCGGGTCGAAAGTCGTTACTGGAGATCATGAAACTTTCAAATTTTGGAAGACAATCGGCATTTATTGTACCCTTCTAGCGGAGTAATTAGCTATTTAGTCACGGGGCGTTGGGCATGGGGCAGTTATCAGTTGTCAGTTAAGAAAATCGTCTGTGATAACTGTTCACTGATTTGAGTTTCCCTCATCTCCCTGATCCACTTGCATTTATTTTCACTCAACACTCATGCTATGGGAAGATTATTGATGGGTTACAACCAGTCAACAATCTAATGCTGCATTTGAGTTATCCCATGCTTAACTTATTAAAATCCTGGCTGAAGAACAGCCTAATGGCAATACTGCTGGTAACAATATTTTTAGGCATAACTACAGCTGGGTGGACTCCCTCCAGTAGCGCCGCGCTGCCAGCCGGCAACGCAATTACCGACGGCAAGGCTTTGTTGCGGTATGCACTCCCGATAGATAACAAACCTGTACGGCAATTACAAGCCAGTTTAGAGGACATCTCTGCCCAACTCCGGGCTAATCGGCGGTGGGGTGCTATTTCCAAGGACATCAGCAACGCATCCCGCATTCTCGATAAACCCTCCCAAATCTTAACAAGCGTTCCCGAAGAACGCCAACCCCAAGCCGAAGCTTGGATTACCGAGTTGAAATCTGGGGTGGGTAAATTAGAAGAATTGGCGAAGAGTAAAGATAAAGAACAAATTCTCCAAGACAGAGGCAAACTTCTGAATCTCGTTACTCAGATAGAAGAGTCAATGGTGAAACAATTCCCATTTGAAGTCCCTACTGAGTACAGTAACCTGCCACAACTTAAAGGTCGTGCCACTGTAGAAATCAAAACCAACAAAGGCGATTTGACCCTTGTAGTAGATGGTTATAGTGCCCCTGTCACTGCTGGTAATTTTGTAGATTTGGTACAGAGGGGTTTTTATAATGGCTTAGAATTTACCCGTTCTGAAGAATCTTACTTTCTGCAAACTGGAGATCCAGCCGGTAAAGACGTGGGTTTTATTGATCCAAACACGGGTAAATATCGCGCTATACCCTTAGAAGTCTTAGTTCAGGGTGATAAAGCACCTACTTATGGCATTACTCTAGAAGAAGCTGGTCGTTACGTTGATATGCCAGTTCTGCCTTTTTCTGCTTTTGGGGCAGTAGTGATGGCTCGTCCCGAAAGTGAAGTAAATGGTGGTTCATCACAATTCTTCTTCTTTCTCTTTGAACCAGAACTCACCCCCGCCGGACGCAACCTATTAGATGGTCGTTATGCTGTTTTTGGCTATCTTACCGAAGGCAAAGAGGTTTTAGATAAACTAAAGGCGGGTGACAAAATAGAATCGGCAACTGTGATTCAGGGAATAGAAAATCTGGTTGAGCCGCAAACTGCATAAGAAGAGAGCAGGGGAGATGAGGGAGATGAGGGAGAATAATTACTAACTCCTAACTCCTGTACAGACGCGATTAATCGCGTCTCCCCTGATTCAGATTTCCTGCGGTGAATATCTGCTCAACTGCGATCGCTAATTCTGGAAAAGTCCGCGATCCAATTTGCTGGTGCCCAGTAAACACCGTCTCTTCGTAAAATCCATCTTCTAGCCATAGTACAGAAATCTTTTCTTTTAGTGGGTCTACAATCCAATATTCTGCCACTTCAACCGCCGCATATTCAGACCGCTTATAACGATAGTCCCGCTTGATAGAATCTGGACTGACTACCTCTACGATTAATAATGGTGGTGATTCAAAGACTGCTGATACATTGATCAATTCTCTTGCTTGCTCATACGTCACCACAGACAAGTCAGTTAACCTAGACTTATTTTTTCCCGTCCTCGTCCCAGTTTCCCGAAAAGTTAACCAAGGTAAACTCAAGCGCTGAATTTCCGCTATGAATGCGGTATCTAAAAAAGCGACAATCAAAAAATGTTGAATTGTAGGGGGATTCATTAATTCCAGCCTGCCATCTACTAGCTCATAGTGAAAACCACTGCCATCATCATAAGTTAAGTACTCTTCAAATGTGAGCTTTGTTACTGGTGTAGAAACCATTCCAACATCCCCCTAGACGACACCTTTATCGTAACTTGGGGAAGTGGGAGATGAGAGAGATGGAGAGAATTAAGGGACTTCCAAGTAAAAAAATATTCCATTGCTATTGTTCACCGTTGACCGTTGACGGTTCACGAGTTTTCAGTCAACAGTCAACAGTCAACAGTCAACGACTTTAATGTGGAATAATTTATTTTTTGGAGTTCCCTAACCAATAACAAATGACTAATGACTAATGACTAAAATCAAAGATATTGGTGAACAAGGTCTTTTAGAAAGATTACAGCGCTTTTGTCCTCCAGAAATTATCGGCGATGATGCCGCAGTGCTTGTGACTGCACCAGAGCAATCTTTGGTAGTGACAACAGATGTGCTGGTTGATGGCGTACATTTTAGCAACATTACCACTTCCCCAGAAGATGCTGGTTGGCGATCTGCTGCTGCTAATTTATCAGATTTAGCAGCAATGGGCGCTTCGCCATTGGGAATTACCGTCGGGTTGGGACTCCCCGGCGAAGTTAGGGTGAGTTGGGTTGAGCGATTATACCAGGGAATGACAGAATGCCTGCAAAAATACAATACCTCAATTGTTGGGGGTGATGTCGTGCGATCGCCTGTGACGACTTTGGCAATTACCGCTTTTGGTCAAGTTCACCCTAGTCAAATTATCCGCCGTTCTGCTGCTGTTGTGGGAGATGCGATCGTGGTTACAGGCGTTCATGGAGCCTCAAGAGCTGGCTTAGAACTGCTCTTGCATCCCGAATTAGAGCAAAACCTCAAAGATGCAGATCGCAAGACTCTAATCCACGCCCACCAACGCCCACAGCCACGATTAGATGTCTTACCAATTCTCCAGAAAATCTTAACTCCTAACTCCTGTACAGACGCGATTAATCGCGTCTCTACTCCTAACTCCCAACTCCCCATTGCTGGTATGGATAGCAGCGATGGTTTGGCAGATGCGATTATTCAAATCTGCCGCGCCAGTGGCGTTGGCGCTATCTTAGAACGCAGACAAATTTCCATTCCAGCAGCTTTTGACCATTGGCTGACACAAGAGCAAGCCCTAGAATATGCTCTATACGGTGGCGAAGACTTTGAATTAGTGCTGTGCTTATCACAAGAGTCAGCATCAGCCTTAGTAGAATATCTTGGTGAAGGTGCTGCGATCGTAGGCAAGATTACACCCGGATCAACAGTACTATTGCACGACGAACAAAAAAAATTCCCTGACCAAGTTCTAAGTCTTAGCCAGGGATTTCAACATTTCAATAGTTAAGAGTTAAAAAGGAGTTATGAGTTATGAGTTATGAGTTATGAGTTATGAGTTATGAGTTATGAGTTATGAGTTATGAGTTATGAGTTATGAGTTATGAGTTATTGAAAACTCCTCACTTTTAACTCCTAACTCCTCACTTTTAACTCCTCACTTTTAACTCCTCACTCCTCACTGTTTAATTAAACCCACTTCTCGGCTACCAATTCTGCCAAATCCAAAACTCGTTGGCTGTAACCCCACTCGTTGTCATACCACGCCATAACTTTTACAAGGTCATTACCCAAGACCAAAGTCAAGTTCGCATCAACAATCGAAGAAGCATCATGACCTTGATAATCAGACGATACCAGTTCTAGTTCGCTGTAGGCCAAAATACCTTTAAGTGGCCCTTCAGCAGCATCTTTGAGAGCTTGGTTAACTTCTTCAGTAATAGTACGCTTCTCAACCTGAACTACGAAATCTACCATTGAGACGTTCGGGGTAGGTACGCGCAAGGCAACACCATTTAGCTTGCCTCTGAGGTCTGGGATAACCAGCGCAACTGCTTTTGCTGCACCAGTAGAGGTGGGTACAATGTTTATCGCTGCTGCCCTCGCTCGTCGCAAATCCCGGTGAGAAGCGTCTAGCAAGCGTTGATCACCTGTATAGCTATGGGTGGTGGTCATCGTGCCTTTGATGATGCCAAACTTATCGTTCAACACCTTGGCAATCGGTGCCAAGCAGTTGGTAGTACAGCTAGCGTTACTGATAATGTGGTGTATGTTGTGGTCATAGTCGTGATGATTCACACCAACCACAAAAGTGCCATCCTCGTTTTTACCAGGAGCGGTAATCAGAACTTTTTTAGCTCCAGCATTTACATGCTTGAGCGCTCCTTCTTTGCTAGTAAATACCCCGGTTGCTTCGATAATTAGGTCAATTCCCCAATCTTTCCAGGGCAAGTTTTCTGGGTTGCGATCGGATACGCACTTAATGGTCTTACCGTTAACGATGATAGAGTTATCATCGGCACTGATTTCAGCACCCTTGATCTTCCCTAGCATCGAGTCATACTTCAGCAGATGAGCATTGGTTCTAGGGTCTGAAGTGTCATTAATAGCGACAAGATCGATTTTACTATTCTCTCTACCCACCCAGCAACGCGCAAAGTTACGTCCAATGCGCCCGAAACCGTTGATTGCAACTCTAATCACAGTGTCTTGCCCTCTGTATTTATGCTTATATGTTGATATCGTTGACCCCAATCATATCGCAAAGGGGGGGGGCACTTTTAACCATAAAGTGTTAGATCAACAAAAAAACACATAATTTATTCAGATTTGTTCGAGTAGAGATTGTTGTTAGTGATATATGATCTAACCGATTCTGGGAGTAAATAACGAATTGACTGGCGATCGCCCTTAGCGTTGACGAAGTTATCGCGGCAAAATTTGCGAATTAGACTTGACGAAACTCCTACTAACGGTATATCTAAGAGTTGCCAGTGAATGGTACAGGACTGCTCCCTCAGTTGTTGCTCCACTTGCTTGCAGATTAATTTGCTTTGAGTTATAGTCTCACCACCTAGCAGTCGGGGTGCTATTAACCAATCACACATTTGTGCTAGTTCGTGTCCACGGTACCAACGGGGTAAAGTTTGGAAAGTATCCAAGCCTACGATCCAGTACCAGTGAGTATTTGGGTAAAAAGCAGATAAGTCTATCAGGGTGTTAATGGCATAAGAAGTCCCAGAGCGATTTGCCTCCACTAGTGAGACAGTAAACGCTGGGTTATCTTCTATGGCTAATTGCAGCATTCCCACACGATGCTCAAACAAAGCTGCTTGTTTGTGGGGAGGATTGAGGGATGGCACCCAAATTACCTTTTCAAGGGATACTTGATGCAAAGCTCTCTCGGCTACCAGCAGGTGTCCCCAATGAATTGGATCAAATGTGCCACCAAAAATTGCTAGTTGCTGCATCCAGTTCTGCGTGGATTTTATGCAATTGAAAAATAGTTTCATTACCAATGTACTATTGTACTCAATTCATGCCTAAACTGGATGCAATTTAAAATCAGCTTCACTAACAATGTATGATGTAGCCAATTCCAGTAAGGTAACCAAAAAGATGTATTTGACATCACAAGAATTTCTTTCCCGATGCGACCAAAATTTTCAGAATAATCTTAAAAACAGTTCAGAAATAGTAAAAACCTCCAACCAAGGTAAAATCATTCTGAACAAGCAAAACCTGAGCATAAATATCATCTGGCCATCAAACATAAACATGATTAAGGGACAGTTACGGTAAAAATCAAATTCCTGTTATGATACGCGTGTCATTTGTGATTATGGTGTGGTGTGGTGTAAAAGGAGCAATAAATGACTAATTCTGTAGATTTTAGTGGTAGACCATTTCATTTTATTGGCATCGGTGGTATAGGTATGTCTGCTCTGGCATACGTTCTCGCCAAGCGTCAATTTCCAGTATCAGGTTCGGATCTTCGTGCTAACCACATTACGCACAAGTTGGAATCTATCGGCGCTCATATTTTTGGTAAACAAGAGGCAAGCAATCTCGAATTCTTTCGCCCACAGGTATTGGCAAATGCAGTAGTATTAAATTCACAAGAACAATTACCTACTGCTACTAACTCAATACTGCCTCAAGTTATTTGTTCAACAGCAATTAACACGAATAATTTAGAATACAAAGCAGCGCTGGAATTAGGTTGCCCAATTTTACATCGTTCAGATGTACTAGCAGCTTTAATTGCCGATTACCACAGTATTGCAGTGGCAGGAACACACGGCAAAACTACAACCAGTAGCATGATTGGCTATATGCTTCTGGAAGCAGGTCTTGACCCAACGATTTTAGTTGGTGGCGAAGTCAATGCTTGGTCTGGTAATGCTCGATTGGGACAAAGCCAATATTTGGTAGCCGAAGCAGATGAATCTGATGGTTCCTTGGTAAAACACGCTCCAGAGATTGGCATCATCACTAATATTGAACTCGATCATCCAGACCATTACGAGACATTAGAAGAAGTCATTGACATCTTTCAGACATTTGCTAAGGGTTGTAAAACCTTAATAGGTAGCATTGATTGTGCTACAGTGCGCGATCGCTTGCAACCCACAATCAGCTACAGCTTATACTCAGACACCGACGCTGACTACAGCGTTACTAATATTGATTATCGGGCTGATGGCACCACGGCTCTAGTTTGGGAAAGAGGCAAAGCTTTGGGCGTGTTGAAGTTACGCCTGCTAAGTCGGCACAATCTCAGTAACGCCTTAGCAGCAGTAGCTGTTGGTCGCCTCTTAGGCTTAGAATTTGGAGAAATTGCCAAAGGGATCGCCACCTTTGAAGGAGCAAGACGCCGCTTTGAGTTCCGGGGTGAAGTCGATGGTATTACCTTCATCGATGATTATGCTCATCATCCTAGCGAAATTCGCGCTACTCTTGCCGCAGCCCGCTTACAGGCAAGGCCAGGACAAAGAGTGGTTGCCATCTTCCAACCCCATCGCTATAGCCGTACACTCACCTTTTTAGAAGAATTTGCCGATTCCTTTACCCATGCTGATTTGGTTGTACTGACTGATATTTACAGTGCAGGTGAACCCAATTTAGGACAAATTACTGGTGAACATCTAGCGGCGGAAATTGCTAAACAGCATTCGCAGGTAATTTATCAACCAACTTTACCCTCAGTGTGTGAATACTTGCTGCAAACACTACGCCCAGGAGACTTGGCGCTGTTTTTGGGCGCTGGGAACTTGAATCAGGTGATTCCTGAAATAATTACCACACTTTGTGAACCTGCTAAAGCCACATCTTAAGTGGAAACTTTGCGAAGTTTTATTTCTGAGCAAAGCGCCCGTCTAGCAACGGTTCCATCTGTGAACTCTATTACCGTATTTTTTACGGTAAATAAATGTAAAAATTTTACCAAAAAAAGTAAAGATGACCATTTCCCAGGCAGCTGGAAACGTCTGCACAGTTTCTGCTTTGAATACAAAGCAACCCCAAACAACTAATTCGGTGGAGAGTGAAGTAATCTACTTACCCAATACTGATTGTACGATCAAGCCCCAGGCTTCTTTGTCAGCATTCACTTCCTATCGAGTTGGGGGAGCAGCTGATTTATACGTTGCCCCCCGAAACTTAGAAGCACTGCAAGCAAGTCTTAAATACGCAAAAGAACGTAATTTAAAGGTGACAACACTGGGAGCCGGTTCTAACTTGCTGGTGAGCGATCGCGGTATATCAGGTTTAGTCATTGCTACTCGTCATCTCCGCTTCAGCAACTTTGACCCCAAAACCGGTCAATTAACCGTTGCTGCTGGAGAATCAATTCCCAGTTTGGCATTGGCAGCAGCAGAATTAGGCTGGCAAGGATTGGAGTGGGCTGTTGGTATCCCTGGAACAGCCGGAGGTGCTGTAGTGATGAATGCAGGGGCACATAATAGCTGTATCGCAGATATGTTAGTTAGTGCCCAGGTACTTTCACCCGATGGCACGTTGGAAACTCTTAGCCCCGATCAGTTAGGTTATAGCTACCGAACTTCATTATTGCAAGGTGGCGATCGCATAGTCACCCAAGCCACATTACAACTCGCGCCAGGTGCAGACCCAGCAACAGTTGTGGCAATCACCAGAGAACACAAAAAGCATCGGTTAAGCACCCAACCATACAACTTCCCCAGCTGTGGGAGTGTGTTCCGCAATCCCAAACCTTACAGTGCTGGCTGGTTAATTGAACAAACTGGTTTGAAAGGCTACCAAATTGGTGGAGCGCAAGTAGCACAACTCCATGCTAATTTTATCGTTAACCGTGGTGGAGCCAAAGCTAGTGATATCTTCTGTCTCATTCGCCACATCCAACATCAAGTACAAGAACGTTGGTCTATTAATTTAGAGCCAGAAGTCAAAATGCTCGGAGAGTTTCAAGGTGCTTGTGGATAAAGAATGGGGAATGGGGAATAGGGAATGGGGAATGGCGAAGAAGAATTATAGCAGTTTTCATCTATTTGAACCACATCTGTTGTAAGGGTAAAGCACATTGCTAAACCCCTACCGCGTGGTCTATTTACCTGAAAATAGCTATAACAACCAATGCCCAATCCCCAATCCCCAATGCCCCATTCTATGACGCATTAATTATTGGTAAAAAAAGAGGCAAATTACTTACCGCATCTATAATTGAATTTGATTTGTTATTCAACGCATACGCGTAAAACTAATTATGACAGGTAAAGGACAAGGATTCGGCTTTGGCTTAGGAAAAATGAAAGAATTGGCTGACGCTTTTAAGAAAGCGCAGCAAGTTCAAGAAGGCGCAAAGCGACTCCAAGAAGAATTGGAGCAAATGGAGATTCTAGGAGAATCTGGCGGTGGTCTGGTCAAGGTGATTGTCAGTGGGAACCAAGAACCCAAGCGAGTAGAAATTTCTCCAGATGCTCTAGGAGAAGGTGCAGAAGTACTTTCTGATCTGGTGACAGTGGCAATGAAAGAAGCCTACAACAAATCCACAGCAACAATGCGGGAACGTATGGAAGAATTGACCAGTGGACTAGAACTTCCTGGATTTTAGTCATTAGTCATTAGTCATTGGTCATTTGACAAAGGACAAATGACTATTGACAAAAAACAAAATATATGTATGGCTTACAAGTTGCTATTTGTCTGCTTAGGTAATATCTGCCGATCGCCATCGGCAGAAAACATTATGAATCATTTAATTGAGCAGGCTGGCTTGAGCGAACAGATACTCTGTGACTCTGCTGGTACATCTAGTTATCACGTTGGTAGCCCACCTGACAGGCGCATGAGTGCTGCGGCTGCTACAAAGTTGGGAATTAAACTACGTGGTCAAGCACGCCAGTTTCAAAAGTCAGACTTTCAAGACTTTGATTTGATTTTAGCGATGGATCAAGAAAATTATGAGAACATCCTCACTCTTGATCAAACTAAGCAGTATCAGCATAAAGTGCGTTTGATGTGCGAGTTTTGCTCTCGACACACCCTGAAGGAAGTTCCAGATCCCTATTATGGTGGTCAAGAGGGATTTAATCGGGTTATTGATTTACTGATCGATGCTTGTGAAGGTCTGCTGGCAAAAGTTAGGAGTTAGGAGTTAGGAGTTAGGAGTTAGGAGTTAGGAGTTAGGAGTTAGGAGTTAGGAGTTAGGAGTTAGGAGTTAGGAGTTAGGAGTTAGGAGTTAGGAGTTAGGAGTTAGGAGTTAGGAGTTAGGAGTTAGGAGTTAGGAGTTAGGAGTTAGGAGTGAAAAATTAAAAGTTTTAATTCCTCACTCCTCACTTTTAACTCCTAACTTTTTTCATTCCACTAGACCATGCTTTATTGCAAAACGCACTAATTCTGCTCG contains:
- a CDS encoding type I glyceraldehyde-3-phosphate dehydrogenase, whose protein sequence is MIRVAINGFGRIGRNFARCWVGRENSKIDLVAINDTSDPRTNAHLLKYDSMLGKIKGAEISADDNSIIVNGKTIKCVSDRNPENLPWKDWGIDLIIEATGVFTSKEGALKHVNAGAKKVLITAPGKNEDGTFVVGVNHHDYDHNIHHIISNASCTTNCLAPIAKVLNDKFGIIKGTMTTTHSYTGDQRLLDASHRDLRRARAAAINIVPTSTGAAKAVALVIPDLRGKLNGVALRVPTPNVSMVDFVVQVEKRTITEEVNQALKDAAEGPLKGILAYSELELVSSDYQGHDASSIVDANLTLVLGNDLVKVMAWYDNEWGYSQRVLDLAELVAEKWV
- a CDS encoding ArsR/SmtB family transcription factor: MKQTLPLPPEVVQQVAEYFSLLSEPMRLRLLHLLRDEEKCVQELVEATQTSQANVSKHLKVMWQAGILSRRSEGTCAYYRVEDEMIFDLCNRVCDRLATRLEQQARNFRVLNSKR
- a CDS encoding Uma2 family endonuclease, which produces MVSTPVTKLTFEEYLTYDDGSGFHYELVDGRLELMNPPTIQHFLIVAFLDTAFIAEIQRLSLPWLTFRETGTRTGKNKSRLTDLSVVTYEQARELINVSAVFESPPLLIVEVVSPDSIKRDYRYKRSEYAAVEVAEYWIVDPLKEKISVLWLEDGFYEETVFTGHQQIGSRTFPELAIAVEQIFTAGNLNQGRRD
- the murC gene encoding UDP-N-acetylmuramate--L-alanine ligase; this translates as MTNSVDFSGRPFHFIGIGGIGMSALAYVLAKRQFPVSGSDLRANHITHKLESIGAHIFGKQEASNLEFFRPQVLANAVVLNSQEQLPTATNSILPQVICSTAINTNNLEYKAALELGCPILHRSDVLAALIADYHSIAVAGTHGKTTTSSMIGYMLLEAGLDPTILVGGEVNAWSGNARLGQSQYLVAEADESDGSLVKHAPEIGIITNIELDHPDHYETLEEVIDIFQTFAKGCKTLIGSIDCATVRDRLQPTISYSLYSDTDADYSVTNIDYRADGTTALVWERGKALGVLKLRLLSRHNLSNALAAVAVGRLLGLEFGEIAKGIATFEGARRRFEFRGEVDGITFIDDYAHHPSEIRATLAAARLQARPGQRVVAIFQPHRYSRTLTFLEEFADSFTHADLVVLTDIYSAGEPNLGQITGEHLAAEIAKQHSQVIYQPTLPSVCEYLLQTLRPGDLALFLGAGNLNQVIPEIITTLCEPAKATS
- a CDS encoding GerMN domain-containing protein, with the protein product MKDQQGSNRISSGAIAAVSAVVVAVGGGVAWFTTHSSNTPTLPNPSGRIEQPAQPSTRQPANEQTPNVYWLKPTDKNVTLVPQPVKVASIGANQPLEAAFQSLLAGPTEGTDSTTIPKGTKLLGLKSENDEVHVNLSEDFTSGGGSTSMMGRVGQVVYTATSLNPKAKVYIDVNGKQLDVLGGEGVELQQPLTRESFQKNYQL
- the murB gene encoding UDP-N-acetylmuramate dehydrogenase is translated as MTISQAAGNVCTVSALNTKQPQTTNSVESEVIYLPNTDCTIKPQASLSAFTSYRVGGAADLYVAPRNLEALQASLKYAKERNLKVTTLGAGSNLLVSDRGISGLVIATRHLRFSNFDPKTGQLTVAAGESIPSLALAAAELGWQGLEWAVGIPGTAGGAVVMNAGAHNSCIADMLVSAQVLSPDGTLETLSPDQLGYSYRTSLLQGGDRIVTQATLQLAPGADPATVVAITREHKKHRLSTQPYNFPSCGSVFRNPKPYSAGWLIEQTGLKGYQIGGAQVAQLHANFIVNRGGAKASDIFCLIRHIQHQVQERWSINLEPEVKMLGEFQGACG
- a CDS encoding peptidylprolyl isomerase, which produces MLNLLKSWLKNSLMAILLVTIFLGITTAGWTPSSSAALPAGNAITDGKALLRYALPIDNKPVRQLQASLEDISAQLRANRRWGAISKDISNASRILDKPSQILTSVPEERQPQAEAWITELKSGVGKLEELAKSKDKEQILQDRGKLLNLVTQIEESMVKQFPFEVPTEYSNLPQLKGRATVEIKTNKGDLTLVVDGYSAPVTAGNFVDLVQRGFYNGLEFTRSEESYFLQTGDPAGKDVGFIDPNTGKYRAIPLEVLVQGDKAPTYGITLEEAGRYVDMPVLPFSAFGAVVMARPESEVNGGSSQFFFFLFEPELTPAGRNLLDGRYAVFGYLTEGKEVLDKLKAGDKIESATVIQGIENLVEPQTA
- a CDS encoding YbaB/EbfC family nucleoid-associated protein, giving the protein MTGKGQGFGFGLGKMKELADAFKKAQQVQEGAKRLQEELEQMEILGESGGGLVKVIVSGNQEPKRVEISPDALGEGAEVLSDLVTVAMKEAYNKSTATMRERMEELTSGLELPGF
- the accB gene encoding acetyl-CoA carboxylase biotin carboxyl carrier protein, which encodes MPLDFNEIRQLLATIAQTDIAEVTLKSDDFELTVRKAVSVSNQMLSVGQATFGGVVGSGLTSGSSGGNQVNASQVTEVSTSRVFENTGTSTQLQLSVNSPSIIDQRLVEVPSPMVGTFYRAPAPGEAAFVEVGDRVRKGQTVCIIEAMKLMNEIEAEVSGQVMEILLQNGDAVEYGQPLMRINPD
- the efp gene encoding elongation factor P; translation: MISSNDFRPGVSIVLDGSVWRVLEFLHVKPGKGSAFVRTKLKNVQSGSVMEKTFRAGETVPQATLEKSTMQHTYKEGDEFVFMDMETYEEGRLTRAQIGDRVKYLKEGMEAEVIKWGDQVLGVELPKSVVLEIIQTDPGLKGDTATGGSKPATLETGAVVMVPLFISQGERIKVDTQEDKYISRE
- the thiL gene encoding thiamine-phosphate kinase produces the protein MTKIKDIGEQGLLERLQRFCPPEIIGDDAAVLVTAPEQSLVVTTDVLVDGVHFSNITTSPEDAGWRSAAANLSDLAAMGASPLGITVGLGLPGEVRVSWVERLYQGMTECLQKYNTSIVGGDVVRSPVTTLAITAFGQVHPSQIIRRSAAVVGDAIVVTGVHGASRAGLELLLHPELEQNLKDADRKTLIHAHQRPQPRLDVLPILQKILTPNSCTDAINRVSTPNSQLPIAGMDSSDGLADAIIQICRASGVGAILERRQISIPAAFDHWLTQEQALEYALYGGEDFELVLCLSQESASALVEYLGEGAAIVGKITPGSTVLLHDEQKKFPDQVLSLSQGFQHFNS
- the nadD gene encoding nicotinate (nicotinamide) nucleotide adenylyltransferase, coding for MQQLAIFGGTFDPIHWGHLLVAERALHQVSLEKVIWVPSLNPPHKQAALFEHRVGMLQLAIEDNPAFTVSLVEANRSGTSYAINTLIDLSAFYPNTHWYWIVGLDTFQTLPRWYRGHELAQMCDWLIAPRLLGGETITQSKLICKQVEQQLREQSCTIHWQLLDIPLVGVSSSLIRKFCRDNFVNAKGDRQSIRYLLPESVRSYITNNNLYSNKSE